GATAATGCCATTCGCGCCATGGGAGCTTGGCTATCGCTTTGGAGCTTAGGTATTGGCCTAGGGTTAGTCACTTCGGTATCTGCGACACTGGTTCCCGAAGTAGGCAGAGTAATACGCATGCTTTCTTTGCCGTTGTTAATTCTATCTGGCGTCATATTTCCACTCAACAACCTTCCACACTGGTTGCTGGAATACATAATGCTTAATCCAATACCCCATGCCTTGGAAACATTGCGCTTAGGCTTTTTCGAGAAGTACCAACCCATCCACGGAACCAGCATGCTGTATTTTTGGTTGGTAACGCTTAGCCTAAATGCTCTGGGAATTCTTATGCACTTACGTTTTGTTGATCGGTTAAAGGCCAAATAACACATGCAAGTATCATTGACGCGTTTTGTTAAAAAGTCGCCGCAGTGGGCCGTGGCAATAGCTGCAATTTTAATCGTTTCCTTTTACTGGTTTGTTTGGGCGCAGGAACGTTACGTTTCACGCGCCACCGTGGTGTTAGAAAGCCCGCAGGTCGCCACGCCAGAGTTAAGCCTCTCATCGCTAATGGGTGGTGGCGGTGGTAATACTCATGACTTGCTGCTGTTACGTGAGCATTTACTTTCTGTCGATATGCTCCGCTTACTTGATAATCAGCTGGATATTCGTAAGCACTATAGTGAGCATGGCGATATATTCGCTAAACTACGCAGTGCCGATGTGCCTATTGAGGACTTACATAAATACTACCTTCGCAGAGTAGAAATAGAACTAGACGAGTATGCGGGCGTATTGAATATCGAAGTTCAGGGCTATACCCCCGAGTTTGCCAATCAGGTGACCACTCTGCTGCTAGAGGCAGGTGAAGACCACATGAATCAAATGGGCCACCGGTTAGCGGATGAGCAAGTGCGCTTTTTAGAGCAACAGATGGTGCGCCTGGATGAGCGCTTTAAAGAAACCCGCGCGGCGCTGCTAGAATACCAAAATGAGTTTGGCTTGGTATCGCCCACCGACACTGTCGCAAGCATTAATCAAGTAGTCGCCACACTGGAAGCTGACTTGGCGCGCTATCAGGCCCAGCGCAATGCCTTGGCGAGTTTTCAAAGCTCACAATCGCCTGAGTTACGGCAAGTAGAGCGCAATATTACCGCGCTGCGCGATCAAATTATTGAGCAGCGTGACCGAATAGCTCAAGCATCTGGCGGGTCTTTAAACAGTGTTTCCGCCGAGTATGAAACGCTAGAGCTGCAGGCGCAGTTTGCTCAAGAAACTTATTCCAGCGCGCTCGCCGCATTAGAGAACACCCGTTTAGAAGCTGCTCGCCAACTCAAGCAAGTAAGCGTGCTGCAGAGCCCGTTAATGCCTGAATACCCAACTGAACCCAACCGGCTATACAATAGCAGTGTCTTTGCGATCATCACCATCTTCCTGGCTTTCATTCTTAGCATGATGATGATGATCATCAAAGATCACCGCGATTGACCATGTAAGTAAATAGAAAAGGTTTCAATGCTTGATATCATCCACCACGGTGGCGCCACCGGTGTCACGGGTAGTTGTCATCAACTGCTGCTCAATCGCCATGAATCACTATTGGTAGATTGTGGACTTTTCCAGGGTGAAGATGCCGCCGAAGACAGCTTTGAGCAGCTACAAATTGAATTCGATATCAGCACGGTCAAAGCGCTGGTCATCACCCACGTTCATATCGATCACGTGGGACGGCTGCCTTACTTGCTGGCAGCAGGCTTTACCGGGCCTATCATCTGCTCCATACCTACCGCTAAACTATTGCCGCTAGTCATTGAAGATGCGTTAAAAATTGGCTTTACTCGCAAGGAGCAGCTGATTGAGCGCTTTCAAGCTCAGCCCGACAAGCAAATTGTTAGTGTTCCTTACGGTCAGTGGTACAGCTTAGATTTAATAAGCAACGAAAGCGGTAATGCTTGTATTAACTCTAAAAGTGACTATCTGGCTACAACTCGTGTAAAACTCAAACGAGCTGGGCACATTTTAGGCTCCAGTTTCTTCGAAGTAAGTTACCAAGATGTTACAGCTGGCAAGAAAAAGCGTGTTATATTTTCTGGTGACCTGGGCGCCCATTATGCTCCGTTACTGGCTGCGCCCAAGTCACCCTACGGTTGTGACCAGCTGATCCTTGAAAGCACCTACGGTAACCATCTTCATCCAGACCGCCGACAGCGCCGCGATACCTTAAAAGCCGCTGTGGAGCACGCTCTGGCTAACGGCGGCACGGTGATGGTGCCAGCTTTTAGTATTGGCCGAACGCAGGAACTGCTTTACGAGCTGGAAACCATCATTCATCAGGCGCGCTCACCCCAGTGGAAGTCACTCGAAATCATTGTCGACTCACCACTAGCCGCACGCTTTACTCAGGTTTACCGCGAGCTAAAA
This DNA window, taken from Vreelandella profundi, encodes the following:
- a CDS encoding chain-length determining protein yields the protein MQVSLTRFVKKSPQWAVAIAAILIVSFYWFVWAQERYVSRATVVLESPQVATPELSLSSLMGGGGGNTHDLLLLREHLLSVDMLRLLDNQLDIRKHYSEHGDIFAKLRSADVPIEDLHKYYLRRVEIELDEYAGVLNIEVQGYTPEFANQVTTLLLEAGEDHMNQMGHRLADEQVRFLEQQMVRLDERFKETRAALLEYQNEFGLVSPTDTVASINQVVATLEADLARYQAQRNALASFQSSQSPELRQVERNITALRDQIIEQRDRIAQASGGSLNSVSAEYETLELQAQFAQETYSSALAALENTRLEAARQLKQVSVLQSPLMPEYPTEPNRLYNSSVFAIITIFLAFILSMMMMIIKDHRD
- a CDS encoding MBL fold metallo-hydrolase, coding for MLDIIHHGGATGVTGSCHQLLLNRHESLLVDCGLFQGEDAAEDSFEQLQIEFDISTVKALVITHVHIDHVGRLPYLLAAGFTGPIICSIPTAKLLPLVIEDALKIGFTRKEQLIERFQAQPDKQIVSVPYGQWYSLDLISNESGNACINSKSDYLATTRVKLKRAGHILGSSFFEVSYQDVTAGKKKRVIFSGDLGAHYAPLLAAPKSPYGCDQLILESTYGNHLHPDRRQRRDTLKAAVEHALANGGTVMVPAFSIGRTQELLYELETIIHQARSPQWKSLEIIVDSPLAARFTQVYRELKPYWNKEAQCRLRRGRHPLNFANLYTVDSHAEHEQTVEYLAKTGRPAVVIAASGMCAGGRIMNYLKAMLSDERHQVLFVGYQGAGTPGRTIQQYGPQGGWVEIDGQRLDIKAGVTSISGYSAHADQKNLLNFVKRMHRWPRIIRLVHGDQNARTALKYKLESLYQRKGKHVNIANG